TATTGGTAAATCCAAAAACGGCCGATGTATTCATTCCGCTTGTGGTAATTCTTGGGTTCTTACTGAATGCAAAATGTGCTCTATAAATTAAGGCCATTGCATCTAGAAGAAATAGTTTTTTTGAGGGCATTTGGTTTGTTTTTGATTCACAAAATGTTTGTAATATTCGCTATTTTTACGCTTTATTAAAACCATTCGTTAAGATAAATGCTTAAAAAATCCACCTTCCTAGTCCTACTTTATGCTATTAGCCATTTAAGTTATGGTCAGCAAATCACCTCCCAAAATTACCAAGCGAGAGATGAGTCAAACTTAGTAGAATTTGAATTTGTCTTACCAGCAAAACAATACGACTTTAAAACTTCTGATTTATTGGTCAAATGGCATGTCCTAATTTTTGATTTATTAGAGCAAACAAATGGTTACACTCCAAATGTAGCTGCTCGTTCTTTGGCTTATATAAATTTGGCTTCTTACGAGGCCATGCTTCCAGCACATCCGGAATATCAAAGTCTTAGCGGCCAAATTCAAGATTACAATAGGCACGAAGATTACGATATTGGCCCAGAACAGTTTTCTAGTCCAGTTGCTATCAATAATGCCATTTTCTATATGATTGATGAGCTTTTTACCCCTGCTCCTTATGTATGGATGGAAAAAGTTTGGGCTTACAAAGATTCCGTTAATACCGTTTTAGCAGCCGATTTAGACGAAGATACCTTTCAGAAATCAAGAAACTACGGATTGGCCGTAGGCAAAATGATTTACGAATACTCCAAATCTGATGGTGGCCACCGCTCTTACCTCAGAAGTTATGACATGAACTATCTGTTGCCAGAATGTGAATCTTGTTTTGAAATACATCGTTCGGCAGATTTGGAGAACACAGGACCAATGCATCCAGGATGGCAATACAACAGGTCATTTATGATAGAAAATGATACTGATTTTGATATCAAACCTAAAGTAGTCTTCTCAAAGTATCCTAAATCGCCTTTTTATAAAATGGCAAATGATGTTTATGAGGAATCTAAAACAGTAAACCCAGGTAATAAGAAGTATGTGATTGCTAATTTTTGGGATGACGCAGCAGGATTTACTTATACCGCTCCGGGGCACTCCGCAGCCATTCTTACCTTGGTATTAAGAAAAGAACCTGTCACTCTTGAAAAAGCAGCCGAGCTTTATTGTAGATTGGGCTTAGCCCTTAATGATGCCATCATTTGTTCTTGGAAAGGCAAAATGAAACATAATTTGATACGTCCTGTAGCTTATATTAATAGGTATATTGATAGTGCATGGGAACCTAAATTATTGACACCACCTTTTCCTGAGTTTCCTTCTGGGCACTCTGTGCAATCTGCCGCTATGGCTACGGTACTTTCAGAAACTGTTGGCAGCGACATCGGTTTTACCGACTATTCCAAGTTTTGGGTAGGTGAGCCTAGAAAGTTCACTTCTTTTTGGGAAGCGGCCAATGAAACCAGTATTTCTAGGTTTTATGGAGGAATTCACTACATGGACGCCCTAGACCAAGGTCAAGATATGGGTAGATTAGTGGGTGAAAACATCTTGAAATTGAAGTTTCTCAAGGACTAGCAAAATTTTATTGACGCTTGTTCTTTAAATAACCTTTTAGAATTTATATTTGAAAAAAGGCCTCAGCATCCATTTTACACGCAAATTAGATTTATGCCATATTCTGCAGAAGATATACAAAACGCCAAAACTAGAGATGAGTTTATAGAGATAGCCCAGCAAAAGGGTATTGATATAAGCAAGACCATGAAAAACTTGCGTTATGAGCAAGAATTAGGTCAACTTCAAACCGAACTCGTTAATCTTCAACATTGGGTAATAGAGAATAAACTAAGGGTGGCAATACTCTTTGAAGGGAGAGATGCTGCTGGTAAAGGTGGATCTATCAAAAGATTTAAAGAGCATCTAAATCCACGTTCTATGCGGGTGGTGGCTTTATCAAAACCAACAGATGATGAGCGTGGGCAATGGTATTTTAGACGATATATTAAGGAACTCCCTAACCCTGGAGAGATAGTTTTCTTTGACAGAAGCTGGTATAACAGAGCCGTAGTGGAACCTGTGATGGGTTTCTGTAACAATAAGCAGTATGAGCAATTCATGGTTCAGGTTCCTGAATTTGAACATATGCTTTATGAAGATGGCGTAATTCTTATCAAATTTTGGTTTTCTATTTCAAAAGAAGAGCAAAGCAAGCGTTTTAACGACCGTCTTTCTAATCCCTTAAAGCAATGGAAGTTTAGTCCGGTAGACCAAAAAGGACAAGAACTATGGGAAAAATACACCTATTATAAAGAACAAATGTTTAGCAAAACCCATACGACTTTCAGTCCATGGATTATTGTGAAAACGAATAATAAAAAGCGTGCTAGACTAGAGAGCATAAGACACGTTTTGTCGAAGTTTGAATACCCTGACAAAGAAAATGCCATGGTCAGATTACCACCTGACCCAAACGTGATTGTGAGATACTTTAGAAACGCTAACCAAATTGATATTTAAGGCTATGGCTATAGAAAAGATAAAATTAACAGAAGAGGATGTAGAGCTTTTAAATTCAAAGATTGGTTTGAGAATGCTTTTTGCAGGCGAAAGAACCAATCTTACTAAAGCACTCCGTTATACTAAATACGAGAACGAACTCAGAGAGTATCAGGCCGAATTGGTCAAACTTCAGACTTGGGTTATTGAAAAGAAAAAGAAAATAGTTATTCTATTTGAAGGAAGAGATGCCGCTGGAAAAGGTGGTACCATCAGAAGGATTACAGCACATATCAACCCACGACATTTCAGAATAGTAGCTCTTAATAAACCTACAGAAGATGAAAGAGGCCAGTGGTATTTTCAACGTTACGTAAACAAACTCCCTAAACCTGGTGAAATAGTATTTTTTGACAGAAGCTGGTATAATAGAGCCGTGGTAGAACCTGTTAATGGTTTTTGTACCCAAAAGGAATATGAAATTTTCATGTCTCAGGTTAATGAGTTTGAAAAAATGATGATTCAGTCAGATACCTATTTTGTTAAGTTTTACTTCTCCATCACCAAGGCAGAGCAGGAGAAACGTTTTGATGAAAT
This sequence is a window from Arcticibacterium luteifluviistationis. Protein-coding genes within it:
- a CDS encoding vanadium-dependent haloperoxidase, with amino-acid sequence MLKKSTFLVLLYAISHLSYGQQITSQNYQARDESNLVEFEFVLPAKQYDFKTSDLLVKWHVLIFDLLEQTNGYTPNVAARSLAYINLASYEAMLPAHPEYQSLSGQIQDYNRHEDYDIGPEQFSSPVAINNAIFYMIDELFTPAPYVWMEKVWAYKDSVNTVLAADLDEDTFQKSRNYGLAVGKMIYEYSKSDGGHRSYLRSYDMNYLLPECESCFEIHRSADLENTGPMHPGWQYNRSFMIENDTDFDIKPKVVFSKYPKSPFYKMANDVYEESKTVNPGNKKYVIANFWDDAAGFTYTAPGHSAAILTLVLRKEPVTLEKAAELYCRLGLALNDAIICSWKGKMKHNLIRPVAYINRYIDSAWEPKLLTPPFPEFPSGHSVQSAAMATVLSETVGSDIGFTDYSKFWVGEPRKFTSFWEAANETSISRFYGGIHYMDALDQGQDMGRLVGENILKLKFLKD
- the ppk2 gene encoding polyphosphate kinase 2 — protein: MPYSAEDIQNAKTRDEFIEIAQQKGIDISKTMKNLRYEQELGQLQTELVNLQHWVIENKLRVAILFEGRDAAGKGGSIKRFKEHLNPRSMRVVALSKPTDDERGQWYFRRYIKELPNPGEIVFFDRSWYNRAVVEPVMGFCNNKQYEQFMVQVPEFEHMLYEDGVILIKFWFSISKEEQSKRFNDRLSNPLKQWKFSPVDQKGQELWEKYTYYKEQMFSKTHTTFSPWIIVKTNNKKRARLESIRHVLSKFEYPDKENAMVRLPPDPNVIVRYFRNANQIDI
- the ppk2 gene encoding polyphosphate kinase 2 — encoded protein: MAIEKIKLTEEDVELLNSKIGLRMLFAGERTNLTKALRYTKYENELREYQAELVKLQTWVIEKKKKIVILFEGRDAAGKGGTIRRITAHINPRHFRIVALNKPTEDERGQWYFQRYVNKLPKPGEIVFFDRSWYNRAVVEPVNGFCTQKEYEIFMSQVNEFEKMMIQSDTYFVKFYFSITKAEQEKRFDEIRKNELKKWKMTPLDEKAQDLWDEYTKYKQVMFEKTNTEHAPWTILHANKKTLTRLAAIKHILEVIPYEE